A single Phoenix dactylifera cultivar Barhee BC4 chromosome 1, palm_55x_up_171113_PBpolish2nd_filt_p, whole genome shotgun sequence DNA region contains:
- the LOC103720591 gene encoding translation initiation factor eIF-2B subunit gamma, translating to MDFQVVVLAGGTSKNLAPLVSKEVPKALLPVANRPVLSYVLELLEASNLKELIVVVEGEDAAFRVGGWISGAYVDRLHVEVAAVPEDVGTAGALRAVAHHLTANDVLIVSGDLVSDVPPGAVAATHRRHGAVVTTLLCYAPVSGPSDTGSSAGKDKVKKRRYNIVGLDPTRQLLLHIAAGAEVDKDIRVQKNMLRAVGQLEIRADLMDAHMYAFKRSVLQDVLDQKDAFHSIRQDVLPYLVKTQLRSEISANGLYKVEDNANGTVSSQNNLTWMSQHREIAPSAFQALLALSPRSPENVLRTHKCCAYIASKSKYCARLNSIQAFSDINRDVVGEASHLSGYSFSTQNNIIHPSAELGSKTTVGPQCMLAEGSQLGDKCSVKRSIIGRHCRIGSNVKIVNSVVMNHVTIEDGCLVQGSVICSNVHLQERVVLKDCQVGAGYVVTSGSEYKSEPLARK from the exons ATGGATTTCCAAGTCGTCGTCCTCGCCGGTGGCACTTCCAAGAATCTCGCCCCTCTCGTCTCCAAG GAGGTCCCTAAGGCGTTGCTCCCGGTCGCCAACCGCCCCGTTCTCTCTTATGTCCTCGAGCTCCTCGAAGCCAGCAACCTCAAAGAGCTCATCGTC GTGGTCGAAGGGGAAGACGCCGCTTTCCGAGTCGGTGGCTGGATATCGGGTGCTTATGTCGACCGCCTTCATGTTGAG GTGGCTGCAGTCCCTGAGGATGTTGGAACAGCTGGAGCGCTACGTGCTGTGGCACACCACCTTACTGCAAATGATGTTCTG ATTGTGAGTGGAGACCTTGTTTCTGATGTGCCTCCTGGGGCTGTGGCTGCAACTCACAGAAGACATGGTGCAGTTGTAACTACACTTCTATGTTATGCTCCTGTCAGCGGACCTTCAGATACTGGATCTTCTGCAGGAAAAGACAAAGTTAAGAAAAGAAGATACAATATTGTGGGGCTGGATCCCACTAGGCAACTCTTGTTACATATAGCAGCAG GGGCTGAGGTTGATAAAGATATTCGTGTACAGAAGAACATGCTCCGTGCTGTAGGTCAG TTGGAAATCCGTGCTGATCTCATGGATGCTCATATGTATGCATTCAAGag GTCTGTTCTGCAAGATGTTTTGGATCAGAAGGATGCATTTCATAGTATCAGACAGGATGTATTGCCATATCTTGTCAAGACTCAGCTG AGGTCAGAAATATCGGCCAATGGGTTATATAAAGTAGAAGATAATGCAAACGGCACAGTTTCCTCCCAGAACAACTTAACATGGATGTCTCAACATCGAGAAATTGCCCCATCTGCATTTCAAGCGCTTCTTGCTTTGAGTCCCAGGTCTCCAGAAAATGTTCTGAGAACGCATAAATGCTGTGCTTATATTGCAAGCAAAAGCAAGTATTGTGCTCGTTTGAACTCCATTCAAGCATTTAGTGACATTAATCGTGAT GTGGTAGGAGAGGCTAGTCACCTTTCTGGTTATTCTTTCTCTACACAAAACAACATCATTCATCCATCAGCGGAGCTCGGATCTAAAACTACT GTTGGTCCCCAATGCATGCTTGCAGAAGGTTCACAGTTGGGTGACAAATGTAGTGTGAAGCGATCCATCATTGGGCGCCATTGCAGGATTGGTTCAAATGTAAAG ATTGTAAACTCCGTTGTGATGAATCATGTAACCATTGAAGATGGGTGCCTTGTTCAAGGTTCTGTTATATGCAGTAATGTGCATCTTCAAGAGCGTGTTGTTTTGAAGGATTGTCAG GTTGGAGCAGGTTATGTTGTTACATCTGGCAGTGAGTACAAGTCAGAGCCCTTGGCAAGAAAGTAG
- the LOC103720590 gene encoding protein NRT1/ PTR FAMILY 3.1-like isoform X1 produces MAEGGKEEKKKRKQGGLRTMPFILANEFCDRFAATGFNANMITYLMQQLHMPMVQASNTLTNFNGTSSFTPIIGALIADSFAGRFWTITVGSISFLFGMIGLTIAAVLPGLRPPPCSPPYKPTCKQASPQQLLVLYMSLLFTSIGSGGIRPCVMAFGADQFDLHRPRHAAGRKWNFFNLYFFSMALALLLALTVVVYVQENVGWGWGFGIPAIAMFFSVVAFVIGYPLYIRLKPGGSPLIRLTQVLVAAFRKRKVVKPGDPSLLYENNELDAGISTTGRLLHTNQLVFFDRAAIMMEGDMLISSGQPRLWRVSTVHRVEELKSIIRMIPIWAVGILLVAANSHNHTFAIQQARSMDRHLTARFQIPPASMNVFSALSMLLGLAFYDRVFVPVARRVTKRPSGITYLQRMGIGLAIAIFATVAAALVEIKRKAVASDHGLLDKQKVTVPISVFWLMPQFAIHGLAEAFMSVGHMEFLYDQAPESMRSTAAALYWLAVSIGNYMGTLLVTLVHNFTEKKGDWLQNNINRGKLNDYYWLMSGLQVLNLIYYIVCAKFYTFKPLEAAKAENPSKVVVEEVSVRETEFATVVTRDAKDAGN; encoded by the exons ATGGCTGAGGGtggaaaggaggagaagaagaagagaaagcagGGAGGTCTCCGGACCATGCCATTTATACTAG CAAATGAATTCTGCGATCGATTCGCCGCCACCGGATTCAATGCCAATATGATCACATACTTAATGCAGCAGCTCCACATGCCCATGGTTCAGGCCTCCAACACCCTTACCAACTTCAATGGCACCTCGAGCTTTACACCGATCATCGGTGCTCTGATCGCCGATTCCTTCGCAGGTCGCTTCTGGACCATAACTGTTGGATCCATCAGCTTCCTGTTTGGAATGATTGGTCTCACCATAGCAGCAGTCCTCCCGGGGCTCCGCCCGCCACCCTGCTCTCCTCCTTACAAACCAACATGCAAACAGGCATCCCCACAGCAGCTCTTGGTCCTCTACATGTCTCTCCTCTTCACATCCATCGGCTCTGGCGGCATCCGGCCTTGCGTCATGGCCTTTGGGGCTGACCAGTTCGACCTTCATCGTCCCCGGCATGCCGCGGGACGAAAGTGGAACTTCTTCAACCTCTACTTCTTTAGCATGGCGTTGGCTTTGCTCTTGGCATTGACAGTGGTGGTGTATGTCCAGGAGAATGTGGGCTGGGGATGGGGCTTCGGCATCCCTGCCATTGCCATGTTCTTCTCTGTGGTGGCCTTTGTGATAGGCTATCCTCTGTACATTAGGCTGAAGCCAGGAGGAAGCCCATTGATCAGGTTGACCCAGGTACTGGTCGCTGCCTTCAGGAAGAGAAAGGTCGTCAAGCCTGGTGATCCTAGTCTCCTCTATGAGAACAACGAGCTGGATGCTGGTATCTCCACCACTGGGAGGCTGCTCCACACCAACCAGCTAGT GTTCTTCGATCGAGCTGCCATCATGATGGAGGGTGATATGCTAATTAGCTCAGGCCAGCCAAGGCTTTGGAGAGTATCGACAGTCCACCGAGTCGAGGAGCTTAAATCGATCATTCGGATGATCCCCATTTGGGCTGTCGGAATCCTGCTTGTAGCTGCGAACTCACACAACCACACATTCGCAATTCAACAAGCAAGGTCGATGGACCGCCACCTCACTGCCCGATTCCAAATCCCACCAGCATCCATGAACGTCTTCTCGGCCCTCTCCATGCTTCTCGGCCTAGCTTTCTACGACCGAGTGTTCGTCCCAGTGGCCCGTCGAGTCACCAAGAGGCCTTCAGGGATTACATACCTGCAGCGCATGGGCATTGGTCTGGCCATTGCTATCTTTGCAACTGTGGCTGCAGCTCTCGTTGAGATCAAGCGCAAGGCAGTCGCCTCCGATCACGGGCTGTTAGACAAGCAAAAGGTGACCGTGCCGATCAGTGTCTTCTGGTTGATGCCTCAGTTTGCTATTCATGGCTTGGCTGAAGCCTTCATGTCAGTGGGGCACATGGAGTTTCTCTATGATCAAGCTCCAGAGAGCATGAGAAGCACAGCGGCAGCTCTATACTGGCTTGCTGTATCAATTGGGAACTATATGGGAACTTTGTTGGTGACTCTAGTTCACAACTTTACTGAGAAGAAGGGAGATTGGCTCCAGAACAACATCAATAGGGGGAAGTTGAATGACTATTACTGGCTTATGTCTGGATTACAAGTGCTTAATCTTATATACTATATCGTTTGTGCAAAGTTCTATACTTTTAAGCCGCTGGAAGCGGCGAAGGCTGAAAATCCTTCCAAGGTTGTGGTTGAGGAAGTCAGTGTTCGAGAGACAGAATTCGCCACTGTGGTGACTAGAGATGCCAAGGATGCAGGCAATTAA
- the LOC103720590 gene encoding protein NRT1/ PTR FAMILY 3.1-like isoform X2 gives MAEGGKEEKKKRKQGGLRTMPFILGRFWTITVGSISFLFGMIGLTIAAVLPGLRPPPCSPPYKPTCKQASPQQLLVLYMSLLFTSIGSGGIRPCVMAFGADQFDLHRPRHAAGRKWNFFNLYFFSMALALLLALTVVVYVQENVGWGWGFGIPAIAMFFSVVAFVIGYPLYIRLKPGGSPLIRLTQVLVAAFRKRKVVKPGDPSLLYENNELDAGISTTGRLLHTNQLVFFDRAAIMMEGDMLISSGQPRLWRVSTVHRVEELKSIIRMIPIWAVGILLVAANSHNHTFAIQQARSMDRHLTARFQIPPASMNVFSALSMLLGLAFYDRVFVPVARRVTKRPSGITYLQRMGIGLAIAIFATVAAALVEIKRKAVASDHGLLDKQKVTVPISVFWLMPQFAIHGLAEAFMSVGHMEFLYDQAPESMRSTAAALYWLAVSIGNYMGTLLVTLVHNFTEKKGDWLQNNINRGKLNDYYWLMSGLQVLNLIYYIVCAKFYTFKPLEAAKAENPSKVVVEEVSVRETEFATVVTRDAKDAGN, from the exons ATGGCTGAGGGtggaaaggaggagaagaagaagagaaagcagGGAGGTCTCCGGACCATGCCATTTATACTAG GTCGCTTCTGGACCATAACTGTTGGATCCATCAGCTTCCTGTTTGGAATGATTGGTCTCACCATAGCAGCAGTCCTCCCGGGGCTCCGCCCGCCACCCTGCTCTCCTCCTTACAAACCAACATGCAAACAGGCATCCCCACAGCAGCTCTTGGTCCTCTACATGTCTCTCCTCTTCACATCCATCGGCTCTGGCGGCATCCGGCCTTGCGTCATGGCCTTTGGGGCTGACCAGTTCGACCTTCATCGTCCCCGGCATGCCGCGGGACGAAAGTGGAACTTCTTCAACCTCTACTTCTTTAGCATGGCGTTGGCTTTGCTCTTGGCATTGACAGTGGTGGTGTATGTCCAGGAGAATGTGGGCTGGGGATGGGGCTTCGGCATCCCTGCCATTGCCATGTTCTTCTCTGTGGTGGCCTTTGTGATAGGCTATCCTCTGTACATTAGGCTGAAGCCAGGAGGAAGCCCATTGATCAGGTTGACCCAGGTACTGGTCGCTGCCTTCAGGAAGAGAAAGGTCGTCAAGCCTGGTGATCCTAGTCTCCTCTATGAGAACAACGAGCTGGATGCTGGTATCTCCACCACTGGGAGGCTGCTCCACACCAACCAGCTAGT GTTCTTCGATCGAGCTGCCATCATGATGGAGGGTGATATGCTAATTAGCTCAGGCCAGCCAAGGCTTTGGAGAGTATCGACAGTCCACCGAGTCGAGGAGCTTAAATCGATCATTCGGATGATCCCCATTTGGGCTGTCGGAATCCTGCTTGTAGCTGCGAACTCACACAACCACACATTCGCAATTCAACAAGCAAGGTCGATGGACCGCCACCTCACTGCCCGATTCCAAATCCCACCAGCATCCATGAACGTCTTCTCGGCCCTCTCCATGCTTCTCGGCCTAGCTTTCTACGACCGAGTGTTCGTCCCAGTGGCCCGTCGAGTCACCAAGAGGCCTTCAGGGATTACATACCTGCAGCGCATGGGCATTGGTCTGGCCATTGCTATCTTTGCAACTGTGGCTGCAGCTCTCGTTGAGATCAAGCGCAAGGCAGTCGCCTCCGATCACGGGCTGTTAGACAAGCAAAAGGTGACCGTGCCGATCAGTGTCTTCTGGTTGATGCCTCAGTTTGCTATTCATGGCTTGGCTGAAGCCTTCATGTCAGTGGGGCACATGGAGTTTCTCTATGATCAAGCTCCAGAGAGCATGAGAAGCACAGCGGCAGCTCTATACTGGCTTGCTGTATCAATTGGGAACTATATGGGAACTTTGTTGGTGACTCTAGTTCACAACTTTACTGAGAAGAAGGGAGATTGGCTCCAGAACAACATCAATAGGGGGAAGTTGAATGACTATTACTGGCTTATGTCTGGATTACAAGTGCTTAATCTTATATACTATATCGTTTGTGCAAAGTTCTATACTTTTAAGCCGCTGGAAGCGGCGAAGGCTGAAAATCCTTCCAAGGTTGTGGTTGAGGAAGTCAGTGTTCGAGAGACAGAATTCGCCACTGTGGTGACTAGAGATGCCAAGGATGCAGGCAATTAA